From a region of the Lentilactobacillus curieae genome:
- the zwf gene encoding glucose-6-phosphate dehydrogenase — MPTERRSLIMLFGATGDLATRKLYPAIFNLYKKGNLKEHFAVIGTSRYKFDDEKFRETVSKSVSEKGVDKKLVESFIKHFFFVTHDVTDLDHYSVLKEKAEELDKKFKLEGNRVFYISMAPNFFGTVAKNLKNQGLLTEGKGFNRLVIEKPFGRDFESAKELNDALSESFEENQIYRIDHYLGKEMIQNIEAVRFGNTIFEALWNNRYIDNIQVTLAENLGVEERAGYYDNSGALRDMVQNHIMQIVSLLAMEQPVAFKDTDIRSEKVKALRSLRVYNVAEASTNFVRGQYSASGDGETKEYREEDGVPADSNTETFVAGKLLFDNYRWSGVPFYIRTGKKLADKFTRVDVVFKKPLVDIFSFPQDGNTLLSPNVLTIHIEPEQGFSLVVNAKNGEQGFHTEPVNLDFYENSQRTKATPQPYERLIHDVLKGDGTNFSSWPEVASAWKFVDQIRRVWDIQQPMFPNYIPGSMGPVAADELLARDHREWIYKLNQ; from the coding sequence TTGCCAACTGAAAGACGTTCGTTGATTATGCTTTTCGGTGCAACCGGAGATTTAGCAACTAGAAAGTTGTACCCAGCAATCTTTAACCTTTATAAAAAAGGTAACTTAAAGGAACATTTTGCCGTTATTGGTACTTCTCGTTACAAGTTTGATGATGAAAAATTTAGAGAAACAGTTTCAAAATCTGTATCTGAAAAGGGTGTTGACAAGAAGCTTGTTGAATCATTCATCAAGCATTTCTTCTTTGTTACCCATGACGTTACCGACCTAGATCATTACTCAGTCTTGAAAGAAAAGGCTGAAGAACTTGATAAGAAGTTCAAGCTAGAAGGTAACCGAGTATTCTACATCTCAATGGCACCAAACTTCTTTGGTACTGTTGCTAAAAACCTTAAAAATCAAGGACTTCTTACAGAAGGCAAAGGCTTCAACCGTCTTGTAATTGAAAAACCATTCGGTCGTGATTTCGAATCTGCTAAGGAATTGAATGATGCACTTAGCGAATCATTTGAAGAAAACCAAATCTACCGTATCGACCACTATCTTGGTAAAGAAATGATCCAAAACATCGAAGCTGTTCGTTTTGGAAACACAATCTTCGAAGCCCTTTGGAACAACCGTTACATCGACAACATCCAAGTTACATTAGCTGAAAATCTTGGTGTTGAAGAACGTGCCGGTTATTACGATAACTCAGGTGCCCTTCGTGACATGGTTCAAAACCACATCATGCAAATCGTTAGTTTGCTTGCTATGGAACAACCTGTTGCCTTCAAGGATACTGATATTCGTTCTGAAAAAGTTAAGGCTTTGCGTAGTCTTCGTGTCTACAACGTTGCCGAAGCTTCAACCAACTTTGTTCGCGGCCAATACAGTGCATCTGGTGATGGTGAGACCAAAGAATACCGTGAAGAAGATGGTGTTCCAGCAGATTCAAACACTGAAACATTCGTTGCAGGTAAGCTATTATTTGATAACTACCGTTGGTCAGGAGTTCCTTTCTACATTAGAACTGGTAAAAAACTTGCTGACAAGTTCACCAGAGTTGACGTTGTCTTTAAGAAGCCTTTAGTGGACATTTTCTCATTCCCACAAGATGGCAACACATTGCTTAGCCCTAACGTATTGACAATCCACATCGAACCAGAACAAGGATTCTCACTTGTCGTTAACGCTAAGAATGGTGAACAAGGATTCCATACTGAACCAGTTAACTTGGACTTCTACGAAAACTCACAACGTACTAAAGCAACTCCACAACCATACGAACGTTTGATTCATGACGTACTTAAGGGTGACGGTACTAACTTCTCAAGTTGGCCAGAAGTTGCCAGTGCATGGAAGTTTGTTGACCAAATTCGTCGCGTTTGGGACATTCAACAACCAATGTTCCCTAACTACATCCCTGGATCAATGGGACCAGTTGCTGCTGATGAATTATTAGCACGTGACCACCGTGAATGGATTTACAAATTAAATCAATAA
- a CDS encoding alpha/beta hydrolase → MTEIKTELDITYDQYNNLKVDIYHPTSSTDSNQRAVIAIHGGGWYQGDKHKEADWAKYFAEHGYTVFVPNYRLAPDSIFPAAIDDMLQLYDWIGKSEYEFDRKKIGAIGMSAGGNLAIELAIRKHIPIASWSGIIDIEKWIAENQDVKPSNSNAPDPNTPSDQIDQTGLDNGYYKWFILNYVKGDPVLLKKASPIYRIDSQTGPMFLANSLNELVPMSGMMDIFNQLNSFNIPSTLLTLTGSRHGKAYLDDAIQPTLTFFDKYLN, encoded by the coding sequence ATGACTGAGATTAAAACTGAGTTAGATATTACCTACGACCAATACAATAACTTAAAAGTCGACATTTACCACCCAACCTCTAGTACTGATTCTAATCAACGTGCCGTAATAGCTATTCACGGTGGCGGTTGGTATCAAGGCGATAAGCATAAAGAAGCGGACTGGGCTAAGTACTTCGCAGAACACGGTTACACCGTATTTGTTCCCAACTACCGCCTGGCGCCAGACAGCATTTTCCCAGCTGCAATTGATGACATGCTACAACTTTATGACTGGATTGGAAAATCTGAATACGAATTTGATAGAAAGAAAATCGGAGCAATCGGCATGTCTGCTGGTGGTAACTTGGCCATCGAATTAGCTATTCGTAAACACATCCCCATCGCATCCTGGTCAGGAATCATCGACATTGAAAAATGGATTGCCGAAAATCAGGACGTTAAACCATCAAATTCAAATGCTCCCGATCCAAACACACCCAGTGATCAGATTGACCAAACGGGATTGGATAATGGTTACTACAAATGGTTCATTTTAAACTACGTTAAGGGTGATCCGGTATTACTAAAAAAGGCATCCCCAATATACAGGATTGACTCACAAACCGGTCCCATGTTTTTGGCAAATTCACTAAATGAATTAGTTCCAATGTCTGGAATGATGGACATATTCAACCAACTAAACTCATTTAATATCCCATCCACTCTATTGACATTAACAGGTAGCCGACATGGAAAAGCATACCTTGACGACGCCATTCAACCAACACTTACATTTTTTGATAAGTATTTAAATTAA
- a CDS encoding Ig-like domain-containing protein, with product MKRSKFLVFAVALFALLFGAKAVSANSLTLDIDDVYTNSTSITGDATKGASIIVRDANKKVLAKSTADSVNGKFQVNLNSKLKAYQKVYVYVREANDSYFYRIMNVKPASSKVTTNHSSSATTSTSNSSSSKTNSSSKKTSSSKSSKVSINTPTGTWKSGNNAGYTVVTKFNQSTGLNQYLYYNGKYTKKLINYATYKVTAKGSFWKITYRQRHHKTYQNMYIRFTSNKTFWIVNSKNKPLKVKFGNAPVHYYKFALQK from the coding sequence ATGAAAAGATCAAAGTTTTTGGTATTTGCTGTCGCTTTGTTTGCCCTATTGTTTGGTGCCAAAGCCGTCTCTGCCAACTCACTTACGCTAGATATCGATGATGTTTATACAAACTCAACTAGCATCACTGGAGACGCCACAAAGGGTGCCTCAATTATTGTTAGGGATGCTAACAAAAAAGTTTTAGCTAAATCAACTGCTGATTCAGTTAATGGTAAGTTCCAAGTTAACCTAAATAGTAAGTTAAAAGCCTACCAAAAAGTGTACGTTTACGTCCGCGAAGCTAATGATTCATACTTCTACAGAATTATGAACGTTAAGCCAGCATCAAGTAAGGTAACTACTAATCATAGTTCTTCAGCTACTACCAGCACTTCAAATAGTTCATCGAGCAAGACAAATAGTAGCAGTAAAAAGACCTCATCAAGTAAAAGTTCAAAGGTTTCAATTAACACACCAACTGGTACTTGGAAGTCAGGTAACAACGCTGGTTACACAGTGGTAACTAAATTTAATCAATCAACTGGATTAAATCAATACCTTTACTACAACGGTAAATACACTAAGAAGTTGATTAACTACGCAACTTACAAGGTAACTGCTAAAGGTTCATTCTGGAAGATTACTTACCGTCAACGTCATCACAAGACTTACCAAAACATGTACATCAGATTTACTAGCAACAAAACTTTCTGGATCGTAAACAGCAAGAACAAGCCACTAAAGGTTAAGTTTGGTAACGCTCCGGTTCATTACTACAAGTTCGCATTACAAAAGTAA
- a CDS encoding GNAT family N-acetyltransferase — protein sequence MAATYLRQATNEDLPAIKKIIGEAKKYLNEQGIDQWQTGYPTDEDLETDIKFGITYVLIIDNKIAATAALHQGLDVSYLKIHDGEWINGVNGRYTAIHRIAMSSDFRGQHLSEKMMTGLITISSVLGYKDIRIDTHPENLGMQHVITTNGFEKRGVIHMEEEEGEASPRYAYQLIIE from the coding sequence ATGGCAGCAACTTACTTGCGGCAAGCAACTAATGAAGACTTACCAGCAATCAAGAAGATAATTGGTGAAGCAAAAAAATATTTGAATGAACAGGGAATTGACCAGTGGCAAACTGGTTACCCAACTGATGAAGATCTGGAAACAGACATCAAATTTGGGATTACCTATGTTTTAATAATCGACAATAAAATTGCGGCCACCGCTGCCCTACATCAAGGGTTAGACGTTAGCTACTTAAAGATTCATGATGGGGAATGGATTAACGGCGTTAACGGTCGCTACACCGCTATCCACAGAATCGCAATGTCATCAGACTTTCGTGGTCAGCACCTTTCGGAAAAAATGATGACCGGTTTAATCACCATCTCAAGTGTTCTTGGATATAAGGACATTCGAATCGATACACATCCAGAAAACCTAGGAATGCAACACGTAATCACAACAAACGGTTTTGAAAAGCGTGGCGTCATTCACATGGAAGAAGAAGAGGGAGAGGCATCTCCACGTTACGCCTACCAGTTAATAATTGAGTAA
- a CDS encoding multicopper oxidase family protein → MATEKVYTDYFFDEPAFNTHDGGYIPLVRPDVAENKLNVPEILEPDKETDTDMYYTVVAQEGETQFLPGKKTKTWGYNANYLGKSIVFKNGKHIHVTLKNELPELTTFHWHGLNVPGPITDGGCHAPVYPGESSEIEFTCDQPAATLWLHAHPCPSTAEHVWKGLATGVIVKDDVEAKLPLPRNYGVDDIPVILQDRNFHENNQLDYLADYDPDGVQGPTALINGTVNPYFDVTTQQVRLRLLDGANRREWRLHFSDDLEFTQVASDGGILPSPVHFTHLMLTCAERAEIIVDFGKYKPGDEVTLYTDDVAIMTFKIHEFAHHDLKLPEHLVDIPDPEITPDTPVHQVAMSGMDEMVEMNGKKFDMQRIDDRQKLGNVEVWSIINTNDKDSGMLHPYHMHGTQFRVISRNGHAPYPNEMGLKDTVSVNPGEVVKLKVWFTHLGVFMNHCHIIEHEDGGMMAQFEVFDPDQPKQYKLMDMDTLMNAFAKERGVDRKDLNIPGMDM, encoded by the coding sequence ATGGCTACAGAAAAAGTTTATACTGACTATTTTTTTGATGAACCTGCATTTAACACCCACGATGGTGGCTACATACCATTAGTTAGGCCAGACGTTGCTGAAAATAAATTAAACGTTCCAGAAATTTTGGAGCCCGATAAAGAGACTGATACAGATATGTATTACACGGTAGTGGCTCAAGAAGGTGAAACCCAATTTTTACCAGGAAAGAAAACTAAGACTTGGGGATATAACGCCAACTACCTTGGCAAATCAATTGTTTTTAAAAACGGAAAACATATTCACGTTACTTTAAAAAATGAACTACCAGAATTAACTACTTTTCATTGGCACGGACTAAATGTCCCAGGACCAATCACAGATGGTGGTTGCCATGCCCCAGTTTATCCAGGCGAAAGTAGTGAAATTGAATTTACCTGTGACCAACCAGCAGCTACCCTTTGGCTTCATGCTCATCCATGCCCATCTACTGCTGAACACGTATGGAAGGGACTTGCTACTGGCGTAATTGTTAAGGATGATGTGGAGGCCAAATTACCGCTACCAAGAAATTACGGAGTTGATGATATTCCCGTTATCTTACAAGACCGAAACTTTCATGAAAATAACCAGTTAGACTACTTGGCTGACTATGACCCAGACGGCGTTCAGGGGCCAACTGCCTTGATCAACGGAACTGTTAACCCGTACTTTGACGTTACCACTCAGCAAGTTCGCCTGCGGTTACTAGACGGAGCTAACCGGAGAGAATGGCGACTGCATTTTAGTGATGACCTTGAATTTACGCAAGTGGCCTCTGATGGCGGTATTTTACCTTCACCCGTCCACTTTACCCATTTGATGTTAACGTGTGCTGAGAGAGCTGAAATCATTGTTGATTTTGGTAAATACAAGCCCGGTGATGAAGTAACCTTGTACACAGACGACGTAGCAATTATGACTTTCAAGATTCATGAGTTTGCCCATCATGATTTAAAGCTACCTGAACACTTAGTAGATATCCCAGATCCAGAAATTACCCCTGACACCCCTGTTCACCAAGTAGCAATGTCAGGTATGGATGAGATGGTTGAAATGAATGGGAAAAAATTTGATATGCAACGGATTGATGACCGGCAAAAGCTAGGCAACGTAGAGGTGTGGAGCATTATTAACACCAACGATAAAGATAGTGGAATGTTGCACCCCTACCACATGCACGGAACCCAATTTAGAGTCATTTCCAGAAACGGCCATGCTCCTTATCCAAATGAAATGGGACTAAAAGATACAGTTAGTGTAAATCCTGGAGAAGTGGTTAAGCTTAAAGTATGGTTCACTCATCTTGGAGTGTTTATGAACCACTGCCACATCATCGAACATGAAGATGGCGGAATGATGGCCCAGTTTGAAGTTTTTGACCCAGATCAACCAAAGCAGTATAAGCTGATGGATATGGATACCTTAATGAACGCCTTTGCTAAAGAGCGCGGAGTTGATCGTAAGGATCTCAACATCCCTGGAATGGATATGTAA
- a CDS encoding CsbD family protein: MSLDSKTDQVKGKVKEGVGEATGNEDMKLKGKLQDAAGKAKDTFEDAKDKVAEKANDLLDKNKDK; the protein is encoded by the coding sequence ATGAGTTTAGACAGCAAAACTGACCAAGTTAAAGGTAAAGTAAAAGAAGGCGTGGGCGAAGCAACCGGCAATGAGGACATGAAGTTAAAAGGAAAGCTCCAAGATGCTGCCGGCAAAGCTAAGGATACATTTGAAGATGCTAAGGATAAAGTTGCTGAAAAGGCAAACGACTTGTTGGACAAAAACAAGGACAAATAA
- a CDS encoding trans-sulfuration enzyme family protein yields the protein MTKFNTLLVRGGDVHDNNTGAVNVPVYNSSTYRYPKLGQQVEYDYERSGNPTRALVEMVCVELEKGDRGFAFSSGMAAIHAALSIFKPGDHIVIGDNIYGGTFRLVNDFLKPMGIEFSEVDTRDLNAVKAAITPSTKAIYFETLTNPLLHVSSVKQISKIAKAHGALTIVDNTFLSPYLQQPLDLGADMVVHSATKYLGGHSDIMAGMVVTKGKELGEKVYLTQNSIGAVLAPQEASTLRRGIQTLNLRMDRHLENTNKVIDYLRANPKVAKINYPTLDQDSEAYAIIKDETNGAGGVLSFELQPGLDSREFVNNLSLFVLAVSLGAAESLVEVPAFMSHFEIPKPERLKMGIKDELIRLSIGLEDADDLIADLDAAFSKI from the coding sequence ATGACAAAATTCAATACCCTATTGGTGCGTGGAGGAGACGTTCACGACAACAATACTGGGGCAGTCAATGTTCCGGTGTATAATTCATCAACTTATCGTTACCCTAAGCTTGGACAACAAGTTGAATATGATTACGAGCGCTCTGGAAATCCAACCAGAGCGTTAGTCGAGATGGTTTGCGTTGAGTTAGAAAAGGGTGACCGTGGGTTTGCGTTTTCAAGCGGGATGGCTGCAATTCATGCGGCACTTTCAATTTTTAAGCCCGGAGATCACATAGTGATTGGCGATAACATTTATGGTGGGACTTTTAGACTGGTAAATGATTTCTTAAAACCGATGGGAATTGAATTTTCTGAAGTTGATACGCGAGATTTAAATGCGGTTAAGGCTGCAATTACGCCATCGACTAAGGCGATTTACTTTGAAACGCTGACTAATCCCTTATTACACGTTTCGAGTGTAAAACAAATTTCTAAGATTGCTAAGGCTCACGGAGCATTAACAATCGTGGATAATACGTTCTTATCACCGTACCTTCAGCAACCGCTTGATTTAGGGGCTGATATGGTGGTTCATTCAGCTACTAAGTATTTAGGAGGCCATTCTGATATCATGGCAGGAATGGTTGTTACTAAGGGAAAAGAACTCGGTGAAAAAGTTTATCTAACTCAAAATTCCATTGGTGCGGTTTTAGCCCCTCAAGAGGCAAGCACTTTGCGCCGAGGAATTCAGACGCTTAATTTGAGAATGGATCGGCATTTGGAAAATACAAACAAAGTAATTGATTACTTACGTGCAAATCCAAAAGTAGCTAAAATTAACTACCCAACGCTTGATCAAGATTCAGAAGCGTACGCGATTATCAAAGACGAAACTAATGGTGCCGGTGGAGTTCTATCCTTCGAATTACAACCGGGACTGGATTCGCGAGAATTTGTAAATAATTTGAGCTTGTTCGTTTTGGCGGTCTCGTTGGGAGCTGCTGAAAGTTTAGTTGAAGTACCTGCGTTCATGTCTCACTTTGAAATTCCTAAACCAGAAAGATTAAAGATGGGAATCAAGGATGAGTTGATCAGACTATCAATCGGACTGGAAGATGCCGATGATTTGATTGCTGACCTTGATGCTGCATTTTCAAAAATATAG
- a CDS encoding thiolase family protein, with translation MTKTYITQAKRTPIGKLGGHLSSYSAEQLGTISTKTVINAANISTDQIDQVIFGNAIQAGNGQNVARQIEINSGIPNTKTAFTVNQVCGSGLKAIHQAYSAIQLNEANNIIAGGTESMTNVPFYNKHVRSGNKFGSIVLEDGLNRDGLNDSFSGLPMGMTAENIAERFQVSREEQDEFALNSHLKAQQAVNNHYFNREIIPIGPKDKPITQDQGIRFDTSLEKLSSLNPVFKENGTVTAGNAAALNDGASALLISSEQSVAENRLTPLAEIIDYTEVGIDPQIMGYAPYHAISTLMDKLHMNVSDIDLFEINEAFASQAYAVSRDLHIPDIKLNISGGALALGHPLGDSGARIVTTLINNLIRTEKTYGIASLCMGGGMGAAIAIKIV, from the coding sequence GTGACAAAAACGTACATCACACAAGCAAAACGAACCCCCATAGGAAAACTTGGTGGTCATTTATCATCATATAGTGCTGAACAACTTGGAACAATTTCCACTAAAACAGTCATCAATGCTGCCAATATTTCAACAGATCAAATAGATCAAGTTATCTTTGGAAACGCAATTCAGGCTGGTAACGGCCAAAATGTTGCCAGACAAATAGAAATTAACAGCGGCATCCCCAACACTAAGACCGCATTCACAGTCAATCAAGTTTGTGGGTCTGGCTTAAAGGCAATTCACCAAGCATACTCAGCAATTCAATTAAATGAAGCAAACAATATCATTGCTGGTGGAACGGAGAGCATGACTAACGTTCCGTTTTATAATAAACACGTTAGGTCTGGTAACAAGTTCGGTTCCATCGTCTTAGAAGATGGGCTTAACCGAGATGGCCTAAACGATTCTTTTTCTGGCCTCCCAATGGGAATGACAGCTGAAAACATCGCGGAACGTTTTCAAGTAAGCCGTGAGGAGCAAGATGAATTCGCACTAAACTCACATTTAAAAGCCCAACAGGCAGTCAACAACCATTACTTCAATCGGGAAATCATTCCTATCGGTCCAAAAGACAAGCCCATTACTCAAGACCAGGGAATCCGATTTGACACCAGTTTAGAAAAGTTGAGTAGCCTCAACCCTGTATTTAAAGAAAATGGGACTGTAACTGCTGGAAATGCAGCTGCACTTAACGATGGTGCAAGCGCACTGCTCATATCATCCGAACAATCCGTCGCAGAAAACCGGCTTACACCCTTAGCAGAGATTATCGATTACACTGAAGTGGGAATCGATCCCCAGATAATGGGATACGCCCCATATCATGCAATTTCAACCCTAATGGATAAGCTACACATGAATGTGTCAGATATTGATTTGTTTGAAATCAATGAGGCGTTTGCCTCACAAGCTTATGCAGTTAGCCGAGACCTGCACATCCCTGATATCAAACTAAACATTTCAGGGGGCGCTTTAGCATTAGGACACCCACTTGGTGATTCAGGGGCCAGAATCGTAACCACCCTCATCAATAACCTAATTCGTACAGAAAAAACGTACGGAATCGCATCACTATGTATGGGCGGTGGCATGGGAGCAGCCATTGCAATCAAAATAGTTTAA
- the gndA gene encoding NADP-dependent phosphogluconate dehydrogenase → MADQKANIGVVGMAVMGKNLALNIESRGFTVGIYNRSESKTKNVMADHSEKKLVPSYSIKDFVKSLETPRRIVMMVKAGKPTDAVIDELIPLLDKGDVLIDGGNTNFHDTMARNAKLDKSGINFIGMGVSGGELGALQGPSLMPGGQKEAYDLVEPILTQIAAKAPADGEPCVTYIGPNGAGHYVKMVHNGIEYGDEELIDESYNILRNLAGYSVDELADIFKEWNKGELESYLIEITADILTRKDDLGDDKSKPIVDMILDRGANKGTGKWSSQDALEVGVDQSLITESVYARFISMIKDERVAASKVLPAPKGNVDFDKKELVEKVREALYFGKVMSYAQGFAQMKAASDQYEWDLKLGEMAKIWRAGCIIRARFLQNITDAYDKNPALQNLLLDPYFTEICEKYQESARDVVALSAKAGIPIPSLAAAVSYYDSYRSEVVPANLLQAQRDYFGAHTYERVDREGSFHYPWYEEQ, encoded by the coding sequence ATGGCTGATCAAAAAGCAAACATTGGTGTTGTAGGTATGGCCGTTATGGGTAAGAACCTTGCCCTTAACATTGAAAGCCGCGGCTTTACTGTTGGTATCTATAACCGTTCAGAATCAAAGACTAAGAACGTAATGGCTGATCACAGCGAAAAGAAATTAGTTCCTAGTTACTCAATCAAGGACTTCGTTAAGTCACTTGAAACTCCTCGTCGTATCGTTATGATGGTTAAGGCTGGAAAGCCAACTGATGCCGTTATCGATGAACTTATTCCTTTGCTAGACAAAGGTGACGTTTTAATTGATGGTGGTAACACAAACTTCCACGATACTATGGCAAGAAATGCTAAGCTAGATAAATCTGGTATCAACTTTATTGGTATGGGTGTATCTGGTGGTGAACTTGGTGCCCTTCAAGGTCCTTCACTTATGCCTGGTGGCCAAAAAGAAGCATACGATTTAGTTGAACCAATCTTAACTCAAATCGCTGCTAAGGCCCCTGCTGATGGCGAACCTTGTGTTACTTACATCGGCCCTAACGGTGCTGGTCACTATGTAAAGATGGTTCATAACGGTATCGAATACGGTGATGAAGAGTTGATCGACGAAAGTTACAACATCTTGAGAAACCTTGCAGGTTACTCAGTTGATGAACTTGCTGACATCTTCAAAGAATGGAACAAAGGCGAACTTGAAAGTTACTTAATTGAAATTACTGCTGACATCCTTACTCGTAAAGATGATCTTGGTGATGACAAGAGTAAGCCTATCGTTGATATGATTCTTGACCGTGGTGCTAACAAGGGTACTGGTAAGTGGAGTTCACAAGATGCTCTTGAAGTTGGTGTTGACCAATCACTTATCACTGAATCAGTTTACGCTCGTTTCATCTCAATGATCAAAGACGAACGTGTTGCTGCTTCTAAAGTACTTCCTGCTCCTAAAGGCAACGTTGACTTCGACAAGAAGGAACTCGTTGAAAAAGTTCGTGAAGCACTCTACTTTGGTAAAGTTATGAGTTATGCTCAAGGATTTGCCCAAATGAAGGCCGCTTCAGACCAATACGAATGGGACCTTAAGTTAGGCGAAATGGCTAAGATCTGGCGTGCAGGTTGTATCATCCGTGCTCGTTTCTTGCAAAACATCACTGATGCTTACGACAAGAACCCTGCACTTCAAAACTTGCTTCTTGACCCTTACTTCACTGAAATCTGTGAAAAGTATCAAGAATCAGCACGTGACGTTGTTGCTCTTTCTGCAAAAGCTGGAATTCCAATTCCATCACTTGCAGCTGCTGTTTCATACTACGATTCATATCGTTCAGAAGTTGTTCCTGCAAACTTATTGCAAGCACAACGTGATTACTTCGGTGCTCACACTTACGAACGTGTTGACCGTGAAGGTAGCTTCCATTACCCATGGTACGAAGAACAATAA
- a CDS encoding cation:dicarboxylate symporter family transporter, giving the protein MKKYKQYRLSLGWQIMIGLGLGIVLGVVFYGNQVAITTMQNIGTMFISLIQMIVLPIVVSCLTVGIASIGDIKKLGRVGLKTLVYFELMTTVAIALGMIVANVLHPGTMIDIHSLHSSDISQYMATAKAAKHSGIWETLMGIIPTNIFSSLSNGDMMPVIFFSVFFGLGIAAIGEKGKILIDVLQSVSEVMFKVTNWVMHVAPIGVCALIGVALAEMGISALIPLGYFVIITYGTMIVFVIVVMGIVAKIFGFNIFHLLTVIKDEIVLAFSTASSEAVLPRMIEKMDNYGTNQGIVSFVIPTGYTFNLDGSAIYQSIAALFLAQAYHIHLSLGQQITLLVVLMVTSKGMAGVPGASFVVLLATISTIGVPVTGLTFIAGIDRLVDMGRTAVNVVGNSLATMVIGKSEHEFDQARSDAYLAEFKKK; this is encoded by the coding sequence ATGAAGAAGTACAAGCAGTACCGTCTGTCCTTGGGCTGGCAAATTATGATCGGGCTAGGACTAGGAATTGTATTGGGAGTCGTATTTTACGGTAACCAAGTTGCCATCACTACGATGCAGAATATTGGAACAATGTTTATCAGCTTGATTCAGATGATTGTTTTGCCAATTGTTGTATCTTGTTTAACCGTCGGAATTGCAAGCATTGGCGATATAAAAAAGCTTGGCCGCGTCGGTTTGAAAACATTAGTTTACTTTGAGCTAATGACCACAGTTGCCATTGCTTTAGGTATGATTGTTGCTAATGTATTGCATCCTGGAACCATGATCGATATTCATTCGCTACATAGTTCAGATATTAGTCAGTATATGGCTACTGCCAAAGCTGCTAAGCATTCTGGAATTTGGGAAACACTAATGGGAATTATTCCTACTAATATATTTAGTTCACTTTCAAACGGTGACATGATGCCAGTTATTTTCTTCTCCGTATTTTTTGGACTAGGAATTGCCGCAATCGGAGAAAAGGGAAAGATATTAATAGACGTTCTTCAGTCAGTATCCGAAGTTATGTTCAAAGTTACTAATTGGGTTATGCACGTTGCCCCAATTGGTGTCTGTGCGTTGATTGGAGTTGCACTTGCTGAAATGGGAATTTCGGCGTTGATTCCACTTGGTTACTTTGTAATTATTACTTATGGAACGATGATTGTATTTGTTATTGTTGTCATGGGAATTGTTGCTAAAATCTTTGGATTCAATATTTTCCATTTATTGACGGTAATTAAAGATGAAATTGTGTTGGCATTTTCAACGGCCAGTTCAGAAGCTGTCTTACCTCGAATGATTGAAAAAATGGATAATTACGGTACTAATCAAGGAATTGTGTCCTTTGTTATTCCAACTGGATACACATTCAACCTTGATGGTTCAGCAATCTACCAATCAATCGCTGCGTTGTTCCTTGCACAGGCTTACCACATTCATCTGTCGCTTGGTCAACAGATTACCTTACTAGTTGTTCTAATGGTCACTTCAAAGGGTATGGCAGGGGTTCCTGGTGCCTCATTCGTTGTGCTACTTGCAACTATCTCGACAATTGGGGTTCCAGTTACGGGATTAACTTTCATTGCCGGAATTGATAGATTAGTTGATATGGGACGGACAGCTGTTAACGTGGTTGGTAACTCTCTAGCTACTATGGTAATCGGTAAGTCCGAGCACGAATTTGATCAGGCACGATCGGATGCTTACCTTGCTGAGTTTAAGAAAAAATAA